In the Hordeum vulgare subsp. vulgare chromosome 7H, MorexV3_pseudomolecules_assembly, whole genome shotgun sequence genome, one interval contains:
- the LOC123410827 gene encoding acyl carrier protein 1, mitochondrial, with the protein MAAAALRPAILRHIRLSPAMAAPLVGATAAGQPLALARWLARPMSSHDAHLTRDEVVDRVLDVIKCHPKVDPSKVTPEAHFEKDLGLDSLDTVEVVMAIEEEFKLEIPDLEADKINSLPLAIEYVANHPMAG; encoded by the exons ATGGCGGCGGCAGCACTACGTCCGGCGATCCTCCGCCACATCCGACTCTCCCCCGCCATGGCGGCCCCTCTCGTCGGCGCCACCGCGGCCGGCCAGCCCCTCGCCCTCGCGCGGTGGCTCGCGCGGCCAATGTCCTCCCACGACGCCCACCTTACCCGCGACGAGGTCGTCGACCGCGTCCTCGACGTCATCAAGTGCCACCCCAAGGTCGACCCCTCCAag GTGACCCCCGAGGCGCACTTCGAGAAGGATCTGGGTCTGGACAGCCTGGACACGGTGGAGGTGGTGATGGCGATCGAGGAGGAGTTCAAGCTCGAGATCCCCGACTTGGAGGCCGACAAGATCAACTCGCTTCCGCTCGCCATCGAGTACGTTGCCAACCACCCCATGGCCGGCTGA